Proteins encoded within one genomic window of bacterium:
- a CDS encoding AAA family ATPase, whose protein sequence is MRYDRFTQKAQEALALAQEIMEEYNHQELDTEHMFLGLLRQEDGLVPKILKKIDVAPDVVQRRLEATLEAKPKVYGGAGTGQIYVTPRSKRLFAQAQAEAERMKDEYTGCEHLLLAITGEGEGDTARVLRDYGITKERIYQALQVIRGSQRVTDQDAENKYMALERFTRDLTALARKGSLDPVIGRENEIKRVIQVLSRRTKNNPVLIGDAGVGKTAVVEGLASMIVEKNVPEILKDKRILALDMGALVAGSKFRGEFEERLKAVMDEIRKGKGEIILFIDEMHTIVGAGAAEGAIDASNMLKPALARGELQCIGATTLNEYRKHIEKDAALERRFAPVFVGEPSVQDTIAILKGLRSRYESHHGVVIDDSAILAAARLSDRYITERHLPDKAIDLIDEACARARIEIYSMPDALKDMEKKLEGLIEDGKKAVDLRQYEKAAELRDATDRLQKEFQQKKSQWMKQKGIDDKVTEDDIAQIIASWTGIPVARMLESELNKLMRMEERIHERLVDQDSAVTAVSDAIRRSRAGLKDLRRPIGSFIFLGPTGVGKTELAKALAEFLFDTEDAIVRIDMTEYQEKHTVSRLIGAPPGYVGFEEGGQLTEAVRRRPYRVVLFDEFEKAHPEVFNILLQLLDDGRLTDGQGRTVDFKNAIIIMTSNLGSDVITESLKNGKYDYEKVRGEVYTILQRSVKPEFLNRIDEVIVFKPLQFEDIKSIVALELKKVAKNAQEFGYELRFDDQVIDHLAHEGFDPVYGARPLKRAIQCLVENPLSKSIISGAFKKNTAIKATVLKGEITFNTD, encoded by the coding sequence ATGAGATACGATAGATTTACGCAAAAAGCCCAGGAAGCTCTTGCCCTGGCGCAGGAGATCATGGAAGAATACAACCACCAGGAACTTGACACCGAACATATGTTCCTGGGGTTATTAAGGCAGGAAGACGGCCTCGTGCCGAAAATACTGAAGAAGATCGACGTGGCGCCCGATGTCGTGCAAAGGCGGCTCGAAGCCACGCTGGAAGCGAAACCAAAGGTCTACGGCGGAGCCGGGACCGGGCAGATCTATGTCACGCCACGCAGCAAGCGGCTTTTTGCCCAGGCGCAGGCAGAAGCCGAGCGCATGAAGGATGAATATACCGGCTGCGAGCATCTCCTGCTGGCGATCACCGGCGAAGGCGAAGGCGATACGGCCCGCGTGCTCCGCGACTACGGTATTACCAAGGAAAGAATTTACCAGGCTTTGCAGGTCATACGCGGGTCTCAGCGGGTGACCGATCAGGACGCGGAAAATAAGTATATGGCGCTGGAACGGTTCACGCGGGATCTCACGGCGTTGGCGCGAAAGGGCAGTCTTGACCCGGTGATCGGACGCGAGAACGAGATCAAAAGGGTCATCCAGGTGCTGTCGCGGCGGACCAAGAACAATCCGGTGCTGATCGGTGACGCCGGCGTGGGGAAGACCGCCGTCGTTGAGGGGCTCGCTTCAATGATCGTGGAGAAGAACGTGCCGGAGATCCTCAAGGATAAACGCATCCTGGCCCTGGACATGGGAGCGCTGGTGGCGGGTTCCAAATTCCGGGGTGAGTTCGAGGAACGTTTAAAAGCGGTCATGGACGAGATCCGTAAAGGCAAGGGCGAGATCATTCTTTTTATCGATGAAATGCACACGATCGTGGGCGCGGGTGCGGCCGAAGGCGCGATCGACGCATCTAACATGCTCAAACCTGCCCTGGCGCGCGGCGAGCTTCAGTGCATCGGAGCGACCACATTGAACGAATACCGCAAGCACATCGAAAAAGACGCGGCGCTGGAACGCCGGTTCGCGCCGGTTTTCGTCGGCGAACCTTCGGTCCAAGATACGATCGCGATCCTCAAGGGCCTCAGGAGCCGGTATGAATCGCACCATGGCGTGGTCATTGACGACAGCGCGATCCTGGCGGCGGCCAGACTTTCAGACCGCTATATCACGGAACGGCATCTGCCGGATAAGGCGATCGATCTCATTGACGAAGCCTGCGCGCGCGCGCGCATCGAGATCTACTCGATGCCGGACGCGCTGAAAGACATGGAAAAAAAGCTTGAAGGGCTGATCGAAGACGGCAAAAAGGCGGTCGACTTGAGGCAGTACGAAAAAGCGGCGGAACTGCGGGACGCGACCGATCGGCTGCAAAAAGAGTTCCAACAGAAAAAATCGCAGTGGATGAAACAGAAAGGGATCGACGACAAGGTCACGGAAGATGATATCGCGCAGATCATCGCTTCCTGGACCGGAATACCGGTAGCGCGCATGCTGGAATCGGAATTGAACAAGCTCATGAGAATGGAAGAGCGCATCCATGAGCGGCTGGTCGACCAGGACAGCGCGGTGACCGCGGTCAGCGACGCGATCCGCCGTTCGCGTGCGGGCTTGAAGGACCTGCGGCGGCCCATCGGTTCTTTCATTTTCCTTGGTCCGACCGGCGTCGGCAAGACCGAACTGGCAAAGGCGCTGGCTGAATTCCTGTTCGACACGGAAGATGCCATCGTCCGGATCGATATGACCGAGTACCAGGAAAAACATACGGTCTCGCGGCTGATCGGCGCGCCGCCGGGATACGTGGGGTTCGAGGAAGGCGGGCAGCTGACCGAAGCGGTAAGACGCCGGCCTTACCGGGTGGTGCTCTTCGATGAATTCGAAAAGGCCCATCCCGAAGTTTTCAACATCCTGTTACAGCTGCTCGACGACGGCCGGCTTACCGACGGGCAGGGCCGGACCGTCGATTTCAAGAATGCCATCATAATCATGACATCGAACCTGGGTAGCGACGTGATCACGGAAAGCCTTAAGAACGGCAAATACGACTATGAAAAAGTGCGCGGCGAGGTCTACACGATCCTGCAGCGCAGTGTAAAACCCGAATTTTTGAACCGTATTGACGAGGTCATCGTTTTCAAGCCGCTCCAGTTCGAGGATATCAAATCCATTGTCGCGCTGGAACTCAAAAAAGTGGCAAAGAACGCCCAGGAGTTCGGTTACGAACTCCGGTTCGATGACCAGGTGATTGACCATCTCGCCCATGAAGGGTTTGATCCGGTCTATGGCGCCCGGCCTTTGAAAAGGGCGATCCAGTGCCTGGTCGAAAACCCGCTCTCCAAGAGCATCATATCCGGAGCGTTCAAAAAGAACACCGCGATCAAAGCCACCGTGCTTAAAGGTGAAATAACGTTCAATACTGACTGA
- a CDS encoding decaprenyl-phosphate phosphoribosyltransferase, with product MTALSSYLRLLRPNQWIKNVFVFAGLIFSRQFHDPANIIRSIAAFIIFSMISSSSYILNDVIDHAEDQINPAKKNRPIASGVIRRDHALMLGALLALIALACAFAIERHFFYVCLLYLALMTLYSLWARQVVILDVLFVAGAYVVRAVAGAAVIRVDISSWLIVCTFLLALFIVLLKRKGEMVMLGDTAADQRKVLGSYTLPMLTQLITVAVTACIVSYCIYTLSPETIIKFHTKRLVYTIPLVMYGLLRYLYIADKKSGADTPDRLLFTDAALLISIGLWVVACILILL from the coding sequence ATGACAGCACTGTCCTCCTACCTCCGTCTCCTTCGCCCTAACCAGTGGATCAAGAACGTGTTCGTCTTTGCCGGGCTCATTTTCAGCCGGCAGTTCCATGATCCCGCAAACATCATCAGGAGCATAGCCGCGTTCATAATCTTTTCCATGATCAGCAGCAGTTCTTATATCCTCAATGACGTTATCGATCATGCCGAAGACCAGATCAATCCAGCCAAGAAAAACCGACCGATCGCCTCCGGTGTGATCCGGCGCGATCATGCTCTGATGTTAGGGGCACTGCTCGCGCTGATCGCGCTTGCGTGCGCTTTCGCGATCGAACGGCATTTCTTTTATGTCTGCCTGTTGTACCTGGCCCTGATGACGCTGTATTCGCTCTGGGCAAGACAGGTAGTGATCCTTGACGTGCTCTTTGTCGCCGGCGCCTACGTGGTTAGGGCCGTGGCCGGAGCGGCGGTCATAAGGGTGGATATCTCGTCCTGGCTGATCGTCTGCACGTTCCTTCTCGCCCTGTTCATCGTGCTTTTAAAAAGAAAGGGTGAAATGGTCATGCTTGGCGATACTGCCGCAGATCAAAGAAAAGTGCTCGGATCATATACCCTGCCCATGCTGACCCAGCTTATCACGGTTGCGGTCACAGCCTGTATTGTTTCTTACTGCATATATACGCTTTCGCCCGAGACCATAATCAAATTTCATACAAAACGTCTTGTCTATACAATACCCCTGGTCATGTACGGGTTGCTGCGTTACCTGTACATCGCGGACAAAAAAAGCGGGGCTGACACGCCCGACCGCCTTTTGTTTACCGATGCCGCACTGCTGATATCGATCGGGTTATGGGTGGTCGCTTGCATACTAATTCTGCTGTAA
- a CDS encoding TldD/PmbA family protein, producing the protein MIGMPKVKKLISSVLRDSRADQVEVMVFNFSQALTRFANNYIHQNVQEANTTVSIRSVFGKKVGYAMTNSLETGKIREAQNWSETIAKLQRDNPDLASLPRSDPRGYKKAVTYKRSTAGYTDRKRAEAVGVIVGVAAQKKLKAFGSVSNGSAEIAIGNSAGTFAYNTSADIFCNIVMSTDTSSGYVQSGSRDVLALDFESLANTAADKALLSINPAECVPGEYMTIFEPLAMADLLGYLAFYAFNGKLYEEGRSFLAGKLKTKVVSSRVTLADDPFNAAGFAIPFDFEGVPKKKMVLIEKGIAKNVVYDSQTAGKARKATTGHALAAPNPFGPLPVNLVMEGGRSTVDDLVRTTKKGILVTRLHYTNVIDPYKLTITGMTRDGTFLIENGIITKGLKNLRFTENVFRAFKNIDGISRGTCCVPDEPGYGGRFARGSIVPYVRIKDFTFTSATEF; encoded by the coding sequence ATGATCGGAATGCCTAAGGTCAAGAAACTTATCTCGTCGGTCCTCCGTGACTCCAGGGCAGATCAGGTTGAGGTCATGGTCTTTAATTTCAGCCAGGCGCTGACCCGGTTCGCCAATAACTACATCCATCAAAATGTCCAGGAAGCCAATACAACCGTATCGATAAGATCGGTCTTCGGAAAAAAGGTCGGTTATGCCATGACCAATTCGCTGGAAACCGGAAAGATCAGGGAAGCTCAGAACTGGTCAGAAACGATCGCTAAACTGCAGCGTGACAATCCTGATCTCGCCAGCCTGCCGCGTTCCGATCCGCGGGGCTATAAAAAGGCCGTCACATACAAAAGATCAACTGCCGGGTATACCGACCGCAAACGGGCAGAGGCGGTCGGGGTGATCGTCGGCGTAGCCGCGCAGAAGAAGCTCAAGGCTTTTGGATCGGTCTCCAACGGATCAGCTGAGATCGCGATCGGCAATTCAGCTGGCACTTTTGCCTATAACACGTCCGCCGATATTTTTTGCAACATTGTGATGTCGACCGATACTTCGTCGGGTTACGTGCAGTCCGGCTCCCGCGATGTCTTGGCGCTTGACTTCGAAAGCTTGGCTAATACCGCTGCTGACAAGGCGCTGCTTTCAATAAACCCGGCGGAATGCGTGCCGGGAGAGTACATGACCATTTTCGAACCCCTTGCCATGGCCGATCTGTTGGGTTATCTTGCATTCTACGCGTTCAACGGTAAGCTCTACGAAGAGGGCAGATCATTCCTTGCAGGTAAGCTCAAGACCAAGGTCGTAAGTTCCCGCGTTACACTCGCTGATGATCCCTTCAATGCCGCCGGGTTTGCGATCCCTTTTGATTTCGAAGGCGTGCCTAAGAAAAAAATGGTGCTCATTGAGAAAGGGATCGCCAAAAACGTGGTCTACGATTCCCAAACCGCGGGCAAAGCACGCAAGGCGACGACCGGCCATGCACTGGCCGCGCCTAATCCTTTTGGTCCGTTGCCGGTCAACCTGGTCATGGAAGGCGGACGATCAACGGTTGACGACCTGGTCAGGACGACAAAGAAGGGCATCCTGGTCACGCGGCTCCATTACACGAATGTCATTGATCCGTATAAACTGACCATTACGGGAATGACCAGGGACGGAACATTCCTGATCGAAAACGGTATTATTACAAAGGGATTGAAAAACCTGCGGTTCACGGAGAATGTTTTCAGAGCGTTTAAAAATATCGATGGAATTTCCAGGGGGACTTGCTGCGTTCCCGATGAGCCAGGGTACGGGGGCAGGTTCGCTCGGGGTTCGATCGTGCCCTATGTTCGGATAAAGGATTTCACCTTCACAAGCGCGACGGAGTTCTAA
- a CDS encoding HEAT repeat domain-containing protein: MADLTSQFHAEFIKQIGLGINISRTYPKGHPSLMPIIQKVKIMLKEVPMEKESLSIVIIEDVIMIDEDRFESKRLPIVRSLVDRFGQLDVKSITFSVDVSDEQLREFFTVMAATPVDLADYGDIVSMMKTKGILGIKVNKFRVGVVSSEQEMHEINWDNFLESLVTVDTAVSDEERVKQLGSFLSGVGVMGAEPSNVQTDKVIAGLEKLSAIVADQYGEGRWDEYSLVFSRILSFLSPTIKKNIAMHKIENKKLATLFKTLIPTMPDEDLVDIISAKARSKTGDTETEIVEILKNVTGTRLPDILSTLRVNVPELNFEKIVSRLMSELKTTKGTKEADRFQSRNIEMELRRIFPQLRDVSHEARIKGIDEMMKFIPKLFEQKNYDLVQTIVDRLDTMADAESELKTFDRVIEALKSIYVKSGQLKLNDLLQLVSKKFGKHLMRKEATLMDKKKKVIEVITQLKDQNYVPEMVSLLWDQGSFVEAREALVAMAELSVPMLVDTLREAEDRTVRMKIIDVLIRVGEKAIAEVSKMLNSSEWFIRRNGVYILGELKLESVIGVIGPLVEDPDERVQADVIEALQQYKAPGTIEYYKKALNSKYPRTVIAAMKNLDRETVRPKLPAALNWLKQRRSIPDEKEEKFRQEILRVLGKVGDDTVIDAVADVLAERAIFKSELLYATKEAALNALALLNTEKARQFLQAAARHKDAFIASSAQDILKKSGVDYS, encoded by the coding sequence ATGGCTGACCTGACTTCGCAGTTCCACGCCGAATTCATAAAACAGATCGGGCTGGGCATCAATATCAGCCGGACCTATCCCAAGGGCCACCCGTCGCTCATGCCGATCATTCAGAAGGTCAAGATCATGCTCAAGGAAGTTCCCATGGAAAAAGAGTCGCTGTCGATAGTAATCATCGAGGACGTCATCATGATCGATGAGGATCGCTTTGAATCAAAGCGATTGCCGATCGTGAGGAGCCTGGTGGACCGGTTCGGGCAGCTCGATGTCAAAAGCATAACCTTCAGCGTCGATGTTTCAGATGAACAGCTCAGGGAGTTTTTCACGGTCATGGCAGCGACCCCAGTTGATCTGGCAGATTACGGCGACATCGTTTCCATGATGAAAACAAAAGGCATTCTTGGCATCAAGGTGAATAAATTCCGGGTCGGCGTAGTCTCGTCCGAGCAGGAGATGCATGAGATAAACTGGGACAACTTCCTGGAGTCGCTGGTCACCGTGGACACGGCGGTCAGCGACGAGGAGCGCGTGAAGCAGCTGGGCAGTTTTCTCTCAGGCGTCGGGGTCATGGGAGCGGAACCGTCGAATGTCCAGACGGACAAGGTCATCGCCGGGCTCGAGAAACTGTCGGCCATCGTCGCTGACCAGTACGGCGAGGGAAGGTGGGATGAATATTCACTCGTTTTTTCGCGGATCCTGTCGTTCCTTTCACCCACGATAAAGAAAAACATTGCGATGCACAAGATCGAGAACAAAAAGCTGGCCACCTTATTCAAGACGCTGATCCCGACCATGCCCGACGAGGACCTGGTCGATATCATTTCCGCCAAGGCGCGGAGCAAGACGGGCGACACTGAAACCGAGATCGTCGAGATCCTGAAGAACGTTACGGGCACGCGGCTGCCGGACATCCTGTCGACCCTGCGTGTCAACGTACCCGAACTCAATTTTGAGAAGATCGTGAGCCGTCTGATGAGCGAGCTGAAAACAACCAAGGGTACCAAGGAAGCCGACCGGTTCCAGAGCCGGAACATCGAAATGGAATTGAGGCGGATCTTCCCCCAGCTACGCGACGTTTCCCATGAGGCGCGCATTAAGGGGATCGATGAGATGATGAAATTCATCCCCAAGTTGTTTGAGCAGAAAAATTATGACCTGGTGCAGACGATCGTGGACCGGCTGGACACAATGGCGGACGCAGAATCCGAACTGAAGACGTTCGACCGCGTGATCGAGGCGTTGAAAAGTATTTATGTTAAATCGGGACAGCTGAAACTGAACGATCTGTTGCAGCTGGTATCAAAAAAGTTCGGCAAACACCTCATGCGTAAGGAAGCCACCTTGATGGACAAAAAGAAAAAGGTGATCGAGGTCATTACCCAATTGAAGGACCAGAATTACGTGCCGGAAATGGTGTCTCTGTTATGGGATCAGGGCTCGTTCGTCGAGGCCCGGGAAGCCCTGGTTGCCATGGCTGAGCTCTCGGTCCCGATGCTAGTCGATACGCTGCGCGAGGCCGAGGACCGCACGGTCCGCATGAAGATCATTGACGTGCTGATCCGGGTCGGCGAGAAAGCCATTGCCGAGGTTTCGAAGATGCTTAATTCATCGGAATGGTTCATCCGGCGCAACGGCGTCTACATTCTCGGCGAACTTAAGCTGGAGAGTGTGATCGGCGTGATCGGGCCGCTGGTCGAGGACCCGGATGAACGCGTGCAGGCCGATGTCATTGAAGCACTGCAGCAGTACAAAGCGCCCGGCACGATAGAATATTATAAAAAGGCGCTGAACAGCAAATACCCGCGGACCGTGATCGCGGCCATGAAAAATCTGGATCGGGAAACGGTGCGCCCGAAGCTTCCCGCCGCGTTGAACTGGCTGAAGCAGCGGCGCAGTATCCCGGACGAAAAAGAGGAAAAATTCAGACAGGAGATCCTGCGTGTCCTCGGCAAGGTTGGTGACGATACGGTGATCGATGCTGTTGCCGATGTGCTGGCCGAACGGGCGATATTCAAAAGCGAACTGCTTTATGCCACCAAAGAGGCCGCGTTGAACGCGCTGGCGTTACTGAACACCGAGAAAGCAAGACAATTCCTTCAGGCCGCAGCGCGGCACAAGGACGCGTTCATCGCATCGTCAGCCCAGGATATCCTGAAGAAAAGCGGCGTTGATTACAGTTGA
- a CDS encoding adenylate/guanylate cyclase domain-containing protein: MIKCHQCEKTIERPSNFCPFCGSFIGQFSDLPFEETNLTFLRADISGFTSMCEAMQAEEVMSFLNDIFSIFSTIVTSYKGSVYQVIGDEMVCVFGLTKGSGFAPHMAVLSGEEMILKLQKYARKDSRKNIGLKIGCEMDKVFVHNVKESMQSSYIVTAGFTRAQILQKNADENSIYVGANLYAATKSFFIYHEIGELIKDNLTVMAYEYKVEMK; this comes from the coding sequence ATGATAAAATGCCACCAATGTGAAAAAACGATTGAGCGTCCGTCGAATTTTTGTCCATTCTGCGGCAGCTTCATCGGGCAGTTCAGTGACCTTCCTTTCGAGGAGACGAACCTGACCTTCTTGCGCGCCGACATATCCGGGTTCACGTCGATGTGCGAAGCCATGCAGGCCGAGGAAGTCATGTCGTTCTTGAACGATATCTTCAGCATTTTCTCGACGATCGTGACCTCGTACAAAGGCAGCGTGTACCAGGTCATTGGCGATGAAATGGTTTGCGTTTTCGGTCTTACCAAGGGTTCCGGCTTTGCGCCGCATATGGCGGTCTTAAGCGGTGAAGAGATGATCTTGAAGCTGCAAAAATACGCGCGGAAGGATTCCCGGAAGAACATCGGATTGAAGATCGGGTGTGAGATGGATAAGGTCTTTGTCCACAACGTGAAGGAAAGCATGCAAAGCTCATATATCGTGACCGCGGGATTTACCCGAGCCCAGATCCTGCAAAAGAACGCGGATGAAAATTCGATCTACGTGGGCGCCAACCTGTACGCGGCGACGAAATCGTTCTTTATCTACCACGAGATCGGCGAACTGATCAAAGATAACCTGACGGTCATGGCTTATGAATACAAAGTGGAGATGAAATAA
- a CDS encoding adenylate/guanylate cyclase domain-containing protein — MKTCAYCKSTENVDDANYCAVCGSQFLAGRKQLISERLAMLGGELRLLTAVFVNFTGFEKLSTITEYKKIMVFLREALNRIEDVIHSFDGTSNKILPDLRVLGIFGAPRAHHDDIIRTMRCAFEIQAQWRKQKLANNELESINITIGINTGRAFFGYVMGEFLTVIGDTINTTARMAEICPPGEILISDATARRALEYIVTEDFGERMVKGKKERIKTYMLKGLKEDALFLRVLQLPVFGRVDELRRLTTLTQGLAKNCLVISVINGQMGIGKTRVKEEFEKQLAKDGLYNCYEAQCAADVQSAYYPFRFFLKNYFSISDAEKQDAAQTKVQRIGSQLGLSPQDIKGLNNFLFGDLPRISTEELRAVDEEIRTAIRDLLRYECKKRPMVVIFEEFNRVDFMTKDLISYLAAELKDTPLMMVLVNPSRDYVVKIPVQVEELNLMPLSFDDVRSLVTFLLGDVDAKLVDFIFRSAGGNPMFTIEAIRNTRRTNMIKEVSGRWYLEKEQRLAFLDDLYGVVMATIDSLPSNDRLIVDHASVLGYSFNFRILEELLDNRDISDRLDFLVGEGYFVISKGETDPVLIFRHNLLKDAAYSVLPVRKRKELHQRVGGLMEHVYASRLSDFYEDIGFHYAYGENWKKAAYYNKLSGDKAKNLFAIDQAFTFYNSALKIRKEWQNQVPDELAREISLSLTDLYEVTGNVQKMKETAQEGLESARQAGILRDELQFIERLGYSYIMANQYNSAEELFLTGIQKCDEPNQDLNTILNAHLGFAYAGKYEYEKSLLYYNVSWNIARSRSIRNGEVACLYNLAHLHKDLGNYEQALEYLTYGIEMFSKTEEIRRIIQFKGLAADIYCLIGNYEKAREQYLDIYVSAEMIGNIDNVVRSGARLALLLSKKEDRVESMKYLEAIDKKAGQFARENMLAEIDLYKALTFINLGDQTKAADFLKNAIHIAQKFYQKDIECESLVQLSQFEQDQEEYMIRQAMTIAETIKLPPLIARSMCQLAVASHRSGDDDKSRYYGSRSLVIFNDIKSKLGPENQKFYLAKQEYRQLLEV; from the coding sequence ATGAAAACCTGTGCATACTGCAAGTCGACGGAAAACGTAGACGACGCTAATTACTGTGCGGTTTGCGGGTCCCAATTCCTGGCTGGTCGGAAACAGCTGATATCGGAACGGCTGGCCATGCTCGGCGGCGAGCTCAGGCTGTTGACCGCGGTTTTCGTCAATTTTACCGGTTTTGAGAAACTTTCGACGATCACCGAGTACAAAAAGATCATGGTCTTTCTGCGCGAGGCATTGAATCGCATTGAGGACGTCATTCATTCGTTCGACGGCACTTCCAATAAGATCCTGCCGGACCTTCGGGTCCTGGGGATCTTCGGCGCGCCGCGCGCGCATCACGACGATATTATCAGGACCATGCGCTGTGCGTTCGAGATCCAGGCGCAGTGGCGGAAACAGAAACTTGCGAACAATGAACTTGAGAGCATCAATATCACGATCGGCATCAATACAGGGCGGGCTTTTTTCGGCTATGTCATGGGTGAGTTCCTGACCGTGATCGGCGACACGATCAATACCACGGCCCGTATGGCCGAGATCTGCCCGCCGGGCGAGATCCTGATCAGCGACGCGACCGCACGCCGGGCGCTTGAGTATATTGTCACCGAGGACTTCGGCGAGCGCATGGTAAAAGGGAAAAAAGAGCGGATCAAAACCTACATGCTTAAAGGATTAAAAGAAGACGCCCTGTTCCTGAGGGTGTTGCAGCTGCCGGTATTCGGACGCGTCGATGAACTGCGGCGCCTGACCACGCTTACCCAGGGGCTGGCGAAGAATTGCCTGGTCATCAGCGTCATAAACGGCCAAATGGGCATCGGCAAGACGCGCGTAAAAGAGGAGTTCGAAAAACAGCTGGCTAAAGATGGTCTGTATAACTGTTATGAAGCACAGTGCGCGGCGGACGTGCAGTCGGCATACTATCCTTTCAGGTTTTTTCTTAAGAATTATTTCAGCATTTCAGACGCGGAAAAGCAGGATGCCGCTCAAACCAAGGTCCAGCGGATCGGTTCCCAGTTGGGATTATCGCCCCAGGATATCAAAGGTCTGAACAATTTCCTGTTTGGCGACCTGCCGAGGATCTCGACCGAAGAACTACGTGCTGTGGATGAGGAAATACGAACTGCGATCAGGGACCTTTTGCGTTATGAATGCAAAAAGCGGCCGATGGTTGTTATTTTCGAGGAATTCAATCGCGTGGATTTCATGACCAAGGATTTGATAAGTTACCTGGCTGCGGAATTGAAGGATACGCCTTTGATGATGGTCCTGGTGAATCCATCTCGGGATTATGTGGTCAAGATCCCGGTCCAAGTCGAGGAATTGAACCTTATGCCGCTTTCTTTTGACGATGTGCGCTCGCTTGTGACTTTTCTGCTTGGTGACGTTGACGCCAAACTAGTCGATTTCATCTTCAGGTCAGCCGGCGGCAATCCGATGTTCACAATCGAAGCGATCCGTAACACCCGCCGTACCAATATGATCAAAGAGGTATCCGGACGCTGGTATCTCGAAAAGGAACAACGGCTGGCGTTCCTGGACGATCTCTATGGCGTGGTCATGGCAACGATTGATTCGCTGCCTTCCAACGACCGTCTGATCGTCGACCACGCGTCGGTTCTCGGGTACAGTTTTAACTTCCGGATCCTGGAGGAACTTCTGGATAACCGGGATATCAGTGACCGGCTGGATTTCCTGGTGGGTGAAGGGTATTTCGTGATCTCCAAAGGTGAGACCGATCCGGTTTTGATATTCCGTCACAATCTTCTGAAGGACGCGGCTTATTCGGTGCTGCCGGTCCGGAAACGCAAGGAACTGCATCAGCGGGTCGGCGGGCTCATGGAACATGTCTACGCGAGCCGGTTATCGGATTTCTATGAAGATATCGGGTTCCATTACGCGTACGGTGAGAACTGGAAAAAAGCGGCTTATTACAATAAGCTGTCCGGCGATAAAGCCAAGAACCTGTTCGCGATCGACCAGGCTTTCACGTTCTATAATTCCGCCCTCAAGATCCGGAAAGAATGGCAAAACCAGGTCCCGGATGAGCTGGCGCGTGAGATATCGCTGAGCCTTACCGATTTGTACGAGGTCACGGGCAATGTCCAGAAGATGAAAGAGACCGCGCAGGAAGGGCTTGAAAGCGCGCGCCAGGCCGGTATTCTGCGGGACGAACTGCAGTTCATTGAACGTTTGGGTTACTCCTATATCATGGCCAATCAGTACAACAGCGCCGAGGAATTGTTCCTGACCGGCATCCAGAAATGCGATGAGCCCAACCAGGACCTGAATACTATACTGAATGCGCATCTCGGGTTCGCGTACGCCGGGAAATATGAGTATGAAAAAAGCCTGCTGTACTATAATGTCAGCTGGAACATCGCCCGGAGCCGCAGCATCCGCAACGGCGAGGTTGCGTGCCTGTACAACCTCGCCCACCTGCACAAGGACCTGGGCAACTACGAACAAGCGCTTGAATATCTCACTTACGGTATCGAGATGTTCTCCAAGACCGAGGAGATCCGGCGCATTATCCAGTTCAAAGGTCTAGCCGCGGATATTTATTGCCTGATCGGCAATTATGAGAAGGCCAGGGAGCAGTATCTCGACATTTACGTCTCCGCGGAAATGATCGGCAATATCGATAATGTCGTCCGGTCGGGCGCCCGTCTTGCCCTGTTGTTATCAAAGAAGGAAGATCGGGTTGAATCAATGAAGTACCTTGAAGCCATCGACAAGAAAGCCGGTCAATTCGCGCGGGAGAACATGCTGGCAGAGATCGATCTTTACAAGGCACTGACCTTTATCAACCTGGGTGATCAGACCAAAGCCGCTGATTTCTTGAAGAATGCCATACATATCGCCCAAAAATTCTATCAAAAGGACATCGAATGTGAATCCCTGGTCCAACTGTCGCAATTTGAGCAGGATCAGGAGGAATACATGATCCGGCAAGCGATGACGATCGCTGAGACAATCAAACTGCCGCCTTTGATCGCGCGCAGCATGTGCCAGCTCGCGGTCGCTTCACACCGCAGCGGGGATGACGATAAAAGCCGTTACTATGGCAGCCGGTCCCTTGTCATTTTCAACGATATAAAGTCGAAACTGGGACCGGAAAACCAGAAATTCTATCTGGCCAAACAGGAATACCGGCAGCTGCTCGAGGTATGA